ACCAAAGAATCAGGCAAAGGTACTGGCCTTGGACTGTCCATCACTACTGATATTATAAAAACTCACAGAGGTCATATCGATGTCAGAAGTAAGGTTGGAGTAGGAACAGCGTTCATCCTTACCCTACAAGTGGACTTGATGAAAGGCAAGAATCAAGAAACAGATAGTTAATTCCAGTGATCTTAATCATGTCTCGTCAAGGACAGTGAATTAGGCAGATCGGTCAATTCTCATTAGATTTGCCGATTGGCCTACGGGAAAATTTTTCCTTGGTTGCCATTTTGGCAAGTTTATTGACCTAACCAGAGAAAAATTAAGCAGCTATGATAAGATATAAGTTTTCTAAAAAGCAGGATCAGGAGTTTACCGCAACGCTTCGAAGCAGAGTCAACAACTATTTTCAGGAAAACAACCTAAATCGTGATGCTAATTCCACGATGGTGATCAAATCCATCTGTCTTTTCACATGGTATCTCACACCTTATTTTATTATCATATTTTCTGGAATTACCAGCCTTCCCATATTGATGAGTCTTTGGGTAGTAATGGGATTGGGGAAAGCATTCATAGGTACTGCAGTCATGCACGATTCTTTGCATGGCTCCTATTCCAATAGTAAAAAAGTAAACTTCTGGATGGGCCTATCTGCCATGATCATTGGCGTGGATTCTCTGATTTGGAAAATCCAGCATAACGTCATCCATCATACCTATACCAACATCGAACACACGGATGAAGACATTCTTCCTCGCTTCGTCTTCCGTTTTTCAAACAACCAACCCAAAATGTGGTTCCATAGGTTCCAACACATCTACGCACCAATTTTTTACTGTGTACCTCTTTTAGAGTGGTTGACTACCAAAGATTTTTTAAAGGCATTTGATTATAAAAAAATGCGTCTGATCAAACCAGGGGCAGAGTTTAGAAAAGAATTTGCAGCGATAGTGCTTAGGAAATTTTTCTATTACATATTCTTCGTGGCCGTTCCTATGCTAGTGGTACCAATTCCTGCTTGGATTACTTTGGTAATGATATTGGTATCGAGTGGGGTAACTGGTATCATGCTCGCCATGATTTTCCAGACTGCTCACGTAGTGCCATCTGCGGCATTTTATGAGATAGAAGGTGAAGAGGTAGACCACAGCTGGTCGGCCCATCAGCTCTTGACAACGTGCAACTATGGTATGAATGACAAAGTCTTGAGTTGGTTAGTTGGTGGGTTAAACTTCCAAGTAGAGCACCATCTCTTTCCCGACATTTGCCATGTGCATTACCCGGCCATTGCTCCTATCGTTCAGCAAACCACGAAGGAATTTGGGCTGCCGTACTATGCCGTAGATTCGTTTGGTGATGCGGTCAAAAGCCACTTCCACATGCTCAAGCAGTTAGGCAAGCAAGAAGTGTACGAAGGTCAGCCGGCGTTCTTTGTGGCGAAGGCTTGAGGAATTAAACTTATTGCATGCATTCCATCCATTC
The sequence above is drawn from the Reichenbachiella sp. genome and encodes:
- a CDS encoding acyl-CoA desaturase, which encodes MIRYKFSKKQDQEFTATLRSRVNNYFQENNLNRDANSTMVIKSICLFTWYLTPYFIIIFSGITSLPILMSLWVVMGLGKAFIGTAVMHDSLHGSYSNSKKVNFWMGLSAMIIGVDSLIWKIQHNVIHHTYTNIEHTDEDILPRFVFRFSNNQPKMWFHRFQHIYAPIFYCVPLLEWLTTKDFLKAFDYKKMRLIKPGAEFRKEFAAIVLRKFFYYIFFVAVPMLVVPIPAWITLVMILVSSGVTGIMLAMIFQTAHVVPSAAFYEIEGEEVDHSWSAHQLLTTCNYGMNDKVLSWLVGGLNFQVEHHLFPDICHVHYPAIAPIVQQTTKEFGLPYYAVDSFGDAVKSHFHMLKQLGKQEVYEGQPAFFVAKA